The following DNA comes from Procambarus clarkii isolate CNS0578487 chromosome 23, FALCON_Pclarkii_2.0, whole genome shotgun sequence.
cctgtctcctgaagcccacataaaaagaataacgtctgcggcatatgcgaggctggctaacatcagaacagcgttcaggaacctgtttaaggaatcattcagaatcttgtacaccacatatgtaagaccaatcctggattatgcggccccagcatggagcccgtatcttgtcaagcacaagacgaagctggaaagagttcaaaggtatgctactagactagtcccagaactaaaaggcatgagttacgaggaaaggctgcgggaaatgcaccttacgatactggaatacagaagagtaaggggaggcatgatcacaacctacaaaatcctaagggaaatcgaccgggtaaacaagaataaactattcaacactggtgggacgcgaaaaagggggcacaggtggaaactgagtacccacatgagccacagagtcgttagaaggaactttttcagtgtcagagtagttaacggatggaatgcattaggcagtgatgtgatggaggctgactccatacacagtctcaaatgtagatatgacagagcctagtaggctcaagaatctgtacaacagttgattgacagttgaaagacgggaccaaaaagccagagctcaacccccacaagcacaaataggtgagtacacataggaaacagctccgtaacagctgtctagctcccaggtacctatttactgctaggtaacagggcattgggggtgaaagaaactctgaccattgtttctcgccggcgccggcaatcgaaccccggaccacaggatttcgtgtccagcgtgctgttcactGAGCCACCGACGTCCTGTGTGTTTGAGTGCGCGCGCGCGTATGCGTGTCAGTAATTTAATTGTTATGGAAATATCGTGATAAAAAACCTGTATCTACACGAGACTCCAGTGATGCGTCCAACACCATATTCCCCTCGCGTGTGGACGCATGGTGCACCAATTTTGATAATTACCACCAACTTTTGTCGTCCCGAGCGCAGGTCTGAGCTCCAGTGGTTGTGTCCAGAGGGCAGGTTGCAGCTTTAGTGGTTGTGTCCAGAGGGCAGGTTGTAGCCCCAGTGGTTGTGTCCAGAGGGCAGGTTGTAGCCCCAGTGGTTGTGTCCAGAGGGCAGGTTGTAGCCCCAGTGGTTGTGTCCAGAGGGCAGGTTGCAGCTTTAGTGGTTGTGTCCAGAGGGCAGGTTGTAGCCCCAGTGGTTGTGTCCAGAGGGCAGGTTGTAGCCCCAGTGGTTGTGTCCAGAGGGCAGGTTGCAGCTTTAGTGGTTGTGTCCAGAGGGCAGGTTGTAGCCCCAGTGGTTGTGTCCAGAGGGCAGGTTGTAGCCCCAGTGGTTGTGTCCAGAGGGCAGGTTGTAGCCCCAGTGGTTGTGTCCAGAGGGCAGGTTGCAGCTTTAGTGGTTGTGTCCAGAGGGCAGGTTGTAGCCCCAGTGGTTGTGTCCAGAGGGCAGGTTGCAGCTTTAGTGGTTGAGTCCAGATTGCAGGTTGCAGGCCCACTAGTTGCGTCCACAATGCAGGTTGCAGCCCTCAGTGAAGGCGTCCACAATGCAGGTTGCAGCCCCAGTGAATGTGTCTTCCAAGCAGGTTGCAACCTCAGTGATTGTGTCTTCCATGAAGGTTGCTTCCCCAGTGAATGTGTCTTCTAAGCAGGTTGCAGCCCCAGTGAATGCGTCTACAATGCAGGTTTCAGCCACATACGTCCACAGTGGATGTTGCACTCAGTGGTTGCGTCTAGAGGGCAGGCTGCATACCCAGTGAATACGTCCAAGGGGCAGGTTGCGTCCACAATGGAAGTTGTCCTGCGTGCAAATTATGGCTTCAGTCCTTGAGGGGTGTCAATGTTACGTTCTCTGGGTCTAATCTTCTCAGTGGGGGGTTACGTTtccaggggggcgggggggggggtcagtctgAGTGGGGATTTTCTTTTAGGGGACTTACATTCTCAATGCAGATTTCGTTCTATGTGAGTATTAGGTTTTCAGGAGAAGTTACGTTCTCAAGTGGGTCACTATCATTGTTTTGCTTTTAGTTGGGGTTACGT
Coding sequences within:
- the LOC138367822 gene encoding adipocyte plasma membrane-associated protein Hemomucin-like, with translation MSLWKTHSLGKQPSWKTQSLRLQPAWKTHSLGLQPALWTPSLRAATCIVDATSGPATCNLDSTTKAATCPLDTTTGATTCPLDTTTKAATCPLDTTTGATTCPLDTTTGATTCPLDTTTGATTCPLDTTTKAATCPLDTTTGATTCPLDTTTGATTCPLDTTTKAATCPLDTTTGATTCPLDTTTGATTCPLDTTTGATTCPLDTTTKAATCPLDTTTGAQTCARDDKSWW